One Primulina tabacum isolate GXHZ01 chromosome 10, ASM2559414v2, whole genome shotgun sequence DNA segment encodes these proteins:
- the LOC142505367 gene encoding growth-regulating factor 4-like isoform X1: protein MMTSVGSCRYPFTAIQWQELEHQALVFKYMVSGMPVPPDLLFTIKRSLDPSFSSNFLLQQPQHIGWNGFQVGFGRKIDPEPGRCRRTDGKKWRCSKEAYPDSKYCERHMHRGRNRSRKPVEILSTPPKTVTPANAIPINSTIPQKPHQFSSQNPSSRPSVIGLQASQENPTSFFMDSSPHSLLHGKDHRSSNRHGVKRDINEHTFFGEANPISNNDSTWQLAPLTMGSSLSQMKHEPYSSDFQTGRQHLQSLEDYNFMHDSDHPKKIMHHFLDESPHNDKDSWPNSDDKMSIHNNPQHSISVPKSMHDFFMTQK from the exons ATGATGACTAGTGTTGGAAGTTGTAGGTACCCTTTCACTGCAATCCAGTGGCAAGAGCTTGAACACCAAGCTCTTGTTTTCAAGTACATGGTTTCTGGGATGCCTGTTCCACCGGATCTCCTCTTCACCATCAAAAGAAGCTTGGATCCTTCGTTTTCCTCGAACTTTCTCCTCCAACAACCCCAACACA TTGGATGGAATGGATTCCAAGTGGGGTTTGGGAGGAAAATAGATCCAGAACCAGGGAGATGCAGAAGAACAGATGGCAAGAAATGGAGGTGTTCGAAAGAGGCATATCCTGATTCCAAGTACTGTGAAAGACACATGCACAGAGGCAGAAACCGTTCAAGAAAGCCTGTGGAAATACTGTCGACGCCACCAAAAACAGTAACACCCGCAAATGCTATTCCTATCAACTCAACAATACCCCAAAAACCACACCAATTCTCTTCTCAGAATCCGTCTTCAAGACCTTCAGTCATTGGCTTGCAAGCTTCTCAAGAAAATCCCACCAGCTTTTTCATGGATTCCAGTCCTCATTCTCTTCTACATGGCAAAGATCATAG AAGCAGCAATAGACATGGTGTGAAAAGGGACATCAATGAACACACATTTTTCGGAGAGGCAAATCCAATCTCTAACAATGATTCCACGTGGCAACTGGCACCACTTACCATGGGTTCATCTCTGTCCCAAATGAAACACGAGCCTTATTCTTCTGATTTCCAGACTGGTAGGCAGCATCTGCAGAGCCTTGAAGATTACAATTTCATGCATGATTCTGATCACCCCAAGAAAATCATGCATCATTTTCTCGACGAAAGCCCACACAATGACAAAGATTCTTGGCCTAATTCGGATGATAAAATGTCGATCCACAACAATCCTCAGCACTCAATTTCTGTACCCAAGTCTATGCATGACTTCTTCATGACACAAAAATA A
- the LOC142505367 gene encoding growth-regulating factor 4-like isoform X2 → MMTSVGSCRYPFTAIQWQELEHQALVFKYMVSGMPVPPDLLFTIKRSLDPSFSSNFLLQQPQHIGWNGFQVGFGRKIDPEPGRCRRTDGKKWRCSKEAYPDSKYCERHMHRGRNRSRKPVEILSTPPKTVTPANAIPINSTIPQKPHQFSSQNPSSRPSVIGLQASQENPTSFFMDSSPHSLLHGKDHRSSNRHGVKRDINEHTFFGEANPISNNDSTWQLAPLTMGSSLSQMKHEPYSSDFQTGRQHLQSLEDYNFMHDSDHPKKIMHHFLDESPHNDKDSWPNSDDKMSIHNNPQHSISVPKSMHDFFMTQK, encoded by the exons ATGATGACTAGTGTTGGAAGTTGTAGGTACCCTTTCACTGCAATCCAGTGGCAAGAGCTTGAACACCAAGCTCTTGTTTTCAAGTACATGGTTTCTGGGATGCCTGTTCCACCGGATCTCCTCTTCACCATCAAAAGAAGCTTGGATCCTTCGTTTTCCTCGAACTTTCTCCTCCAACAACCCCAACACA TTGGATGGAATGGATTCCAAGTGGGGTTTGGGAGGAAAATAGATCCAGAACCAGGGAGATGCAGAAGAACAGATGGCAAGAAATGGAGGTGTTCGAAAGAGGCATATCCTGATTCCAAGTACTGTGAAAGACACATGCACAGAGGCAGAAACCGTTCAAGAAAGCCTGTGGAAATACTGTCGACGCCACCAAAAACAGTAACACCCGCAAATGCTATTCCTATCAACTCAACAATACCCCAAAAACCACACCAATTCTCTTCTCAGAATCCGTCTTCAAGACCTTCAGTCATTGGCTTGCAAGCTTCTCAAGAAAATCCCACCAGCTTTTTCATGGATTCCAGTCCTCATTCTCTTCTACATGGCAAAGATCATAG AAGCAGCAATAGACATGGTGTGAAAAGGGACATCAATGAACACACATTTTTCGGAGAGGCAAATCCAATCTCTAACAATGATTCCACGTGGCAACTGGCACCACTTACCATGGGTTCATCTCTGTCCCAAATGAAACACGAGCCTTATTCTTCTGATTTCCAGACTGGTAGGCAGCATCTGCAGAGCCTTGAAGATTACAATTTCATGCATGATTCTGATCACCCCAAGAAAATCATGCATCATTTTCTCGACGAAAGCCCACACAATGACAAAGATTCTTGGCCTAATTCGGATGATAAAATGTCGATCCACAACAATCCTCAGCACTCAATTTCTGTACCCAAGTCTATGCATGACTTCTTCATGACACAAAAATAG